One Streptomyces sp. NBC_00223 genomic window carries:
- a CDS encoding aminotransferase class IV, with translation MTQPSSPLIEIDGAPATVETLAPVLGGYGHFTAMQVRDGRVRGLRFHLARLDGATRELFGTPLDGERVRAYVRHALASARAADPSRPADASVRVNVFQPADVPGTPVAVMVAVRQPAAMPEGPYRVKSVPYLRPVAHLKHVGGFAQGYFGRQVAAEGYQEALLTGPDGGVAEGAITNIGFVAGDTVVWPQGPQLRGITWQVLEEVLNAVGVPQVSRPVGLADVGTYDGAFVVNSRGTATVSRIDDTPVPMDAELLGRVAKLYESAPWDEI, from the coding sequence ATGACGCAACCCTCCAGCCCGCTGATCGAGATCGACGGAGCGCCCGCGACCGTCGAGACGCTGGCGCCCGTGCTCGGCGGGTACGGCCACTTCACCGCGATGCAGGTCCGTGACGGCCGGGTCCGGGGGCTGCGCTTCCACCTGGCCCGGCTGGACGGCGCCACCCGCGAACTGTTCGGCACCCCGCTGGACGGCGAGCGGGTCCGGGCGTACGTACGGCACGCGCTGGCCTCCGCGCGCGCCGCGGACCCCTCCCGCCCCGCAGACGCCTCCGTACGCGTCAACGTCTTCCAGCCGGCCGACGTCCCCGGAACCCCCGTCGCGGTCATGGTCGCCGTCCGCCAGCCGGCCGCGATGCCGGAGGGCCCGTACCGGGTCAAGTCCGTGCCGTATCTGCGGCCGGTGGCCCACCTCAAGCACGTCGGCGGCTTCGCGCAGGGGTACTTCGGGCGGCAGGTGGCGGCCGAGGGGTATCAGGAGGCGCTGCTGACCGGCCCGGACGGCGGGGTCGCCGAGGGCGCGATCACCAACATCGGCTTCGTGGCGGGCGACACGGTGGTCTGGCCGCAGGGGCCCCAACTGCGCGGCATCACCTGGCAGGTGCTGGAGGAGGTCCTGAACGCGGTGGGCGTCCCGCAGGTCAGCCGGCCGGTGGGACTGGCCGACGTGGGCACGTACGACGGTGCCTTCGTCGTCAACTCCCGTGGCACGGCGACGGTTTCGCGGATCGACGACACCCCTGTGCCGATGGACGCCGAACTCCTCGGCCGCGTGGCGAAGTTGTACGAATCGGCGCCCTGGGACGAGATCTGA
- a CDS encoding endonuclease/exonuclease/phosphatase family protein, with protein MRSPRRLAVPLCAALLCVGAAVPACAEGPHVRLRAMTYNIHAGAGYDGRLDVARTAAAISGQRPDVVALEEVDVHWGARSQWRDEAREIADATGMRVFFAPVYSLDPPLPGAPREEFGVALLSRHPILSAVNHPLTRLSTQDPDPVPAPAPGFPEIVTEVRGVPVHVYGTHLDYRADPSVRRLQVADTLRVLDEDRGGPQILMGDLNAEPRAPELAPLLARLTDTWAAVHPAGDGFTHPAQAPERRIDYVLASPGIGVRDVRVPVTGASDHLPVVADLVG; from the coding sequence GCCGCGCTGCTGTGCGTCGGCGCCGCCGTACCCGCCTGCGCCGAAGGCCCGCACGTACGGCTGCGCGCGATGACGTACAACATCCACGCGGGGGCCGGGTACGACGGGCGGCTCGACGTGGCGCGGACCGCCGCCGCGATCTCCGGGCAGCGTCCGGACGTGGTGGCGCTGGAGGAGGTCGATGTGCACTGGGGTGCGCGCAGCCAGTGGCGGGACGAGGCGCGGGAGATCGCGGACGCGACCGGGATGCGGGTGTTCTTCGCGCCGGTCTACAGCCTCGATCCGCCCCTGCCGGGCGCGCCGCGCGAGGAGTTCGGCGTCGCGCTGCTGTCCCGGCACCCGATCCTGTCGGCGGTGAACCATCCGCTGACCCGGCTCTCCACCCAGGACCCGGACCCGGTACCGGCGCCCGCGCCCGGCTTCCCGGAGATCGTCACCGAGGTGCGCGGGGTCCCGGTCCATGTCTACGGGACCCATCTGGACTATCGCGCCGACCCCTCCGTACGGCGGCTCCAGGTCGCCGACACGCTGCGGGTGCTGGACGAGGACCGGGGCGGGCCGCAGATCCTGATGGGCGATCTCAATGCCGAACCCCGGGCGCCCGAACTGGCCCCGCTGCTGGCCCGGTTGACCGACACCTGGGCGGCCGTCCACCCGGCCGGGGACGGCTTCACCCACCCGGCGCAGGCTCCGGAGCGGCGGATCGACTACGTACTGGCCTCGCCCGGGATCGGCGTACGGGACGTACGGGTGCCGGTCACCGGCGCCTCGGACCATCTGCCGGTCGTCGCCGATCTCGTTGGCTGA
- a CDS encoding RidA family protein, whose product MSDRITRINPRGLHETPGYHHITVVEAGRTAYLAGQCPLDEAGTVVGRGDHAAQAARVAANSLIALAAVGARPEDVVRSVIYVVSERTPVLSAVWKAFNASPLGPAFSTASTLLGVAQLGFTGQLVELDLTVALPA is encoded by the coding sequence ATGAGCGACAGAATCACCCGGATCAATCCCCGCGGCCTCCACGAGACCCCCGGCTACCACCACATCACCGTCGTGGAGGCCGGGCGGACCGCGTATCTGGCCGGGCAGTGCCCGCTCGACGAGGCCGGAACCGTCGTCGGGCGCGGCGACCACGCGGCCCAGGCGGCGAGGGTCGCGGCCAACTCCCTGATCGCGCTGGCCGCCGTCGGCGCCCGGCCCGAGGACGTGGTGCGGTCGGTGATCTACGTGGTCAGCGAGCGCACCCCCGTGCTCTCGGCCGTGTGGAAGGCGTTCAACGCCTCGCCGCTCGGCCCCGCGTTCAGCACCGCGAGCACCCTGCTGGGCGTGGCCCAACTCGGCTTCACCGGCCAGCTGGTCGAGCTCGATCTGACCGTCGCGCTGCCCGCGTAG